The window CGCCCCCGGCGTGGAGAACGTCGCCGTCGGCGACCTGGTGAGCGGCGAGGGTCACATCGTCTGCGGCACCTGCCGCAACTGCATGGCCGGCCGCCGCCACCTGTGCCGCAACACCGTCGGCCTCGGCGTGCACCGCGACGGGGCGTTCGCCGAGTACATCACGCTGCCCGCCTCGAACGTCTGGGTGCACCGCACCCCCGTCGACCCCGACGTGGCCGCGATCTTCGACCCGTTCGGCAACGCCGTGCACACCGCGCTGTCGTTCCCCCTCGTCGGCGAGGACGTGCTGATCACCGGAGCCGGCCCGATCGGCCTGATGGCGGCGGCGGTGGCCACCCACGTGGGCGCGCGCAACGTCGTGATCACCGACGTCAGCGACGAACGGCTCGACCTCGCCGCCAAGCTGGGCGTCACGCTGGCGCTCAACGTGCGGCGCGGCTCCGTCGCCGACGGCATGCGGCGGCTCGGCATGCGCGAGGGCTTCGACGTCGGCCTGGAGATGTCGGGCAACCCGCAGGCGATGCGCGACATGATCGCCAACATGACCCACGGCGGGAAGATCGCCATGCTCGGCCTGCCCGCCGAGGAGTTCGCGATCGACTGGGCCACGGTCGTCACCTCGATGATCACCATCAAGGGCATCTACGGCCGCGAGATGTTCGAGACCTGGTACAACATGTCGGTCCTGCTGGAGAAGGGGCTCGACCTGTCCCCGGTGATCACCGACCGGTTCGCCTACCACGACTTCGACGCCGCCTTCGACACGGCGGCGAGCGGCCGCACCGGCAAGGTCATCCTGGACTGGAGCGGAGGAGCTCGGCCGGAGAGAGCGAGGAACGAGCCAACGAAGGCCGAAGCGGCCGCGACCATGAACACGAGCGGAGGAGCTCGGCCGGAAAGAGCGAGGAACGAGCCAACGAAGGCCGAAGCGGCCGCGACCATGAACACGGGCGGAGGAGCTCGGCCGGAAAGAGCGAGGAACGAGCCGACGAAGGCCGAAGCGGCCGCGACCATGAACAGGAGCGCTTGATGTTCACGAACGTGCGCGAGCAACTGCGTACGACGCTCGACGAGATCACCGAAGCCGGGCTGCTCAAGCCCGAGCGGGTGATCACCACCCCCCAGAGCTCCAACGTGAGCGTGGCCGGGCGCGAGGTGCTGAACTTCTGCGCCAACAACTACCTCGGCCTGGCCGACCACCCGGCCGTCGTCGAGGCGGCCAAGGAGGCGCTCGACCGGTGGGGGTTCGGCATGGCCTCGGTCCGGTTCATCTGCGGCACCCAGCAGGTGCACAAGGATCTGGAGACGCGCCTGTCGGAGTTCCTCGGCATGGAGGACACCGTCCTGTACAGCTCGTGCTTCGACGCGAACGGCGGCGTGTTCGAGACGCTGCTCGACGCGCAGGACGCGGTGATCTCCGACGCGCTCAACCACGCGAGCATCATCGACGGCATCCGGCTGTCCAAGGCGCGGCGCCTGCGCTACGCCAACCGCGACATGGCCGAGCTGGAGGCCCGGCTCAAGGAGGCCGGTGACGCGCGGCGCAGGCTGATCGTCACCGACGGCGTGTTCTCCATGGACGGCTACCTCGCGCCGCTGCCGGAGATCTGCGACCTGGCCGACCGCTACGACGCGATGGTCATGGTGGACGACTCCCACGCCGTCGGCTTCGTCGGGCCCACCGGGCGGGGCACTCCCGAGCTGCACGGCGTGACCGACCGGATCGACATCATCACCGGCACCCTCGGCAAGGCGCTCGGCGGCGCCAGCGGCGGCTAC is drawn from Nonomuraea muscovyensis and contains these coding sequences:
- the tdh gene encoding L-threonine 3-dehydrogenase — encoded protein: MKALVKERAEAGLWLVDVPEPTPGPGEVLIRVLRTGICGTDLHIRKFDDWARHTLKLPLIVGHEFSGEVVEVAPGVENVAVGDLVSGEGHIVCGTCRNCMAGRRHLCRNTVGLGVHRDGAFAEYITLPASNVWVHRTPVDPDVAAIFDPFGNAVHTALSFPLVGEDVLITGAGPIGLMAAAVATHVGARNVVITDVSDERLDLAAKLGVTLALNVRRGSVADGMRRLGMREGFDVGLEMSGNPQAMRDMIANMTHGGKIAMLGLPAEEFAIDWATVVTSMITIKGIYGREMFETWYNMSVLLEKGLDLSPVITDRFAYHDFDAAFDTAASGRTGKVILDWSGGARPERARNEPTKAEAAATMNTSGGARPERARNEPTKAEAAATMNTGGGARPERARNEPTKAEAAATMNRSA
- a CDS encoding glycine C-acetyltransferase yields the protein MFTNVREQLRTTLDEITEAGLLKPERVITTPQSSNVSVAGREVLNFCANNYLGLADHPAVVEAAKEALDRWGFGMASVRFICGTQQVHKDLETRLSEFLGMEDTVLYSSCFDANGGVFETLLDAQDAVISDALNHASIIDGIRLSKARRLRYANRDMAELEARLKEAGDARRRLIVTDGVFSMDGYLAPLPEICDLADRYDAMVMVDDSHAVGFVGPTGRGTPELHGVTDRIDIITGTLGKALGGASGGYVSGRKEICELLRQRSRPYLFSNSLAPVIAAASLRILDLLETSGEAREQLRSNTARFRGEMARAGFDILPGDHPIVPVMIGDAAEAAAMADRLLDLGIYVIGFSFPVVPHGQARIRVQLSAAHSAEDVDRAVAAFVQARG